In Acinetobacter sp. C32I, one genomic interval encodes:
- a CDS encoding DUF3426 domain-containing protein, whose amino-acid sequence MSEKQTRCPKCSTVYKVTLSQLSVAQGMVCCPKCVINFNALTNLLETDSEAIPTPVNRSLFSSIQPDSSFAEKQMQILSIFDQKIENSNIDLLTYLNNLNYFNTEPVTALPNLNLSEDTLLIDHENNEKQHGWMYYTLWGVGNIALILVFAFQILWFNPKLMHESPALNQMFNYACGIFSCKTSNEQYQYLSFEKVKIKRGEKDTTVFSGVLLNHHENSVVLPTIKVVLKQNDEAVFNVLLKPQDYLVDSLKTIQRIPSNSPFRFEFSLPKSKNSFNDYSLEFVQP is encoded by the coding sequence ATGAGTGAAAAACAAACCCGCTGCCCTAAATGTTCAACTGTGTACAAAGTGACCCTTTCACAACTCAGTGTTGCACAGGGTATGGTTTGTTGTCCAAAATGTGTCATTAACTTTAATGCATTAACCAACTTATTAGAAACAGACAGTGAAGCAATCCCGACACCTGTCAATCGCTCACTTTTTTCTTCAATTCAACCTGACAGCTCATTTGCTGAAAAACAAATGCAGATTTTGAGCATCTTTGACCAGAAAATTGAAAACTCAAATATTGATTTATTGACCTATCTCAACAACCTCAATTATTTCAATACCGAACCGGTTACCGCCCTCCCCAATTTAAATCTGTCTGAAGATACCTTACTGATCGACCATGAGAATAATGAGAAACAACATGGTTGGATGTATTACACTTTGTGGGGTGTTGGCAATATCGCTTTGATTTTAGTATTTGCTTTTCAGATTTTGTGGTTCAACCCTAAACTAATGCACGAAAGCCCTGCTCTCAATCAAATGTTTAATTATGCCTGTGGCATTTTTTCGTGCAAAACCAGTAATGAGCAATACCAATATCTCAGCTTTGAAAAAGTAAAAATTAAGCGTGGAGAAAAAGACACCACTGTTTTTTCGGGCGTACTTTTAAATCATCATGAGAATAGTGTGGTACTTCCTACGATTAAGGTCGTCCTCAAACAAAATGATGAAGCCGTTTTTAATGTACTACTTAAACCACAAGACTATTTGGTTGACAGTTTGAAAACGATTCAACGCATTCCATCAAACAGTCCATTTCGCTTTGAATTTAGCCTTCCTAAAAGCAAAAATAGCTTCAATGACTATAGTTTAGAATTTGTACAGCCCTAA
- the fis gene encoding DNA-binding transcriptional regulator Fis has product MNSKSPIFTAQSDVALRIHVDRAVRHYFAQLQGEQPSQVYDMVLAEMEKPLLSVVLEYTRGNQTRAAEILGLNRGTLRKKLKAHGLMSE; this is encoded by the coding sequence ATGAATAGCAAATCTCCTATTTTTACGGCTCAATCTGATGTCGCTCTTCGCATCCATGTAGATCGCGCAGTTCGTCATTATTTTGCACAATTGCAAGGTGAGCAACCATCTCAAGTTTATGACATGGTTTTAGCAGAAATGGAGAAACCTCTTTTATCTGTGGTCTTAGAATATACTCGCGGCAATCAAACACGTGCCGCTGAGATTTTAGGCCTTAACCGCGGAACTTTACGCAAAAAGTTAAAAGCTCACGGTTTAATGAGTGAATAA
- the purH gene encoding bifunctional phosphoribosylaminoimidazolecarboxamide formyltransferase/IMP cyclohydrolase, which yields MTIKRALISVSDKTGIVEFAQNLAALGVEILSTGGTYKLLKDNNIAVVEVSEHTGFPEMMDGRVKTLHPKIHGGILARRGLDEAVMQEHNIDPIDLVIVNLYPFAATVAKPNCSLADAIENIDIGGPTMVRAAAKNHASVGIIVNASDYDSVITELKANAGLSYETRFDLAVKAFEHTAQYDGMIASYLGARVGKTEGEADLFPRTFNTQLNKAQDLRYGENPHQNAAFYVEANAKEASVSTAKQLQGKELSYNNIADTDAALECVKSFAKPACVIVKHANPCGVAVSLDGIKAAYDLAYATDPESAFGGIIAFNRELDTATAQAIVDRQFVEVIIAPSIADGVLEITGAKKNVRVLVCGELPAIDARAAQLDYKRVNGGLLVQDQDLGMITKDDLKVVTKRAPTEQEIDDLIFAWKVAKYVKSNAIVYAKNRQTIGVGAGQMSRVNSARIAAIKAEHAGLVVEGAVMASDAFFPFRDGIDNAAKAGIKCIIQPGGSMRDEETIAAADEAGIAMVFTGMRHFRH from the coding sequence ATGACTATCAAACGTGCTTTAATCTCTGTTTCCGACAAAACTGGAATCGTTGAATTTGCTCAAAATCTTGCAGCTCTAGGGGTAGAAATTTTATCTACGGGCGGTACATATAAGTTGCTTAAAGACAACAATATCGCCGTAGTAGAAGTTTCTGAACATACAGGTTTTCCTGAAATGATGGATGGTCGTGTAAAAACACTACATCCTAAAATTCATGGAGGCATCTTAGCGCGTCGTGGTCTGGACGAAGCGGTGATGCAAGAACACAACATCGATCCGATTGATCTGGTGATTGTGAATCTGTATCCATTTGCAGCAACTGTCGCAAAACCAAACTGTTCTCTTGCAGATGCGATTGAGAATATCGACATCGGTGGCCCGACTATGGTTCGTGCTGCAGCAAAGAACCATGCTTCAGTCGGTATTATCGTAAATGCATCAGACTATGATTCAGTTATCACTGAATTAAAAGCCAATGCTGGCTTGTCTTATGAAACACGTTTTGACTTGGCAGTAAAAGCATTTGAGCATACAGCACAATACGATGGCATGATCGCATCTTATTTAGGTGCACGTGTTGGCAAAACTGAAGGCGAAGCTGATTTATTCCCGCGTACCTTCAATACCCAACTGAATAAAGCACAAGATTTACGTTATGGTGAAAACCCACACCAAAATGCAGCATTCTATGTAGAAGCCAATGCCAAAGAAGCGTCGGTTTCAACTGCGAAGCAATTACAAGGTAAAGAGCTTTCTTATAACAATATTGCAGATACAGATGCGGCACTTGAATGTGTGAAATCATTTGCAAAGCCTGCTTGTGTCATTGTGAAACATGCTAACCCTTGTGGTGTTGCGGTTTCATTGGATGGTATCAAGGCAGCTTATGATCTTGCTTATGCAACTGATCCTGAATCAGCTTTCGGTGGCATCATTGCATTCAACCGTGAATTGGACACTGCAACTGCACAAGCGATTGTAGATCGCCAATTTGTTGAAGTGATTATTGCACCAAGCATCGCCGATGGCGTGCTTGAAATCACAGGCGCGAAAAAGAATGTCCGTGTGCTGGTCTGTGGTGAACTTCCAGCAATTGATGCACGTGCAGCACAACTTGACTATAAACGCGTAAACGGCGGTTTATTGGTTCAAGACCAAGACTTGGGCATGATCACCAAAGATGATCTTAAAGTTGTGACCAAGCGCGCACCAACTGAGCAAGAAATTGATGATTTGATCTTTGCTTGGAAAGTTGCGAAATATGTGAAATCAAATGCAATCGTTTATGCCAAAAACCGTCAAACCATTGGTGTCGGTGCAGGTCAAATGAGCCGCGTCAACTCAGCACGTATTGCAGCCATTAAAGCGGAACATGCTGGCTTAGTGGTTGAAGGTGCGGTAATGGCATCTGATGCATTCTTCCCATTCCGTGATGGTATTGATAATGCGGCTAAGGCTGGTATTAAATGTATTATCCAACCTGGCGGTTCAATGCGCGACGAAGAAACCATTGCAGCAGCGGATGAAGCGGGTATCGCGATGGTATTCACAGGTATGCGCCACTTCCGTCACTAA
- the purD gene encoding phosphoribosylamine--glycine ligase: MNILVLGSGGREHALAWKIAQDAKVTQVFVAPGNAGTATEDKCKNIDLDILDNPAIIEFAKANDVALVIVGPEAPLVNGVVDAAREAGLKIWGPTQYAAQLEGSKAFAKHFLKRHNIPTAFYDVFTEVDAAKAYVEQHGAPIVIKADGLAAGKGVIVAMTNEEAFAAIDDMLAGNKFGDAGSRVVIEQFLAGEEASFICMIDGNNILPMATSQDHKRIFEGDQGPNTGGMGAYSPAPVVTAEVFERVMNEVMRPTVDGMAADGHVYTGFLYAGLMIDEQGQPRVIEFNCRFGDPETQPIMMRLKSSLVELVEAGIAGNLPSEAEWDERKSIGIVLAAGGYPETVRKGDVISGLGQSPEDTKIFHAGTAMSADGHVITAGGRVLCVTALGDTVLEAQINALEVCGQVTFTGMQYRSDIGYRAIAREKAE, from the coding sequence ATGAATATTTTAGTTTTGGGTAGCGGTGGCCGTGAACATGCACTTGCATGGAAAATCGCACAAGATGCAAAAGTCACTCAAGTATTCGTTGCACCGGGTAATGCAGGGACAGCAACTGAAGACAAATGTAAAAATATTGACCTCGATATTTTAGACAATCCAGCGATTATTGAATTTGCCAAGGCAAATGATGTTGCTTTGGTCATTGTAGGTCCAGAAGCACCATTAGTGAATGGTGTGGTGGATGCAGCACGTGAAGCAGGCTTAAAAATCTGGGGACCAACCCAGTATGCTGCACAGCTTGAAGGCTCTAAAGCATTTGCCAAGCACTTCTTAAAGCGTCATAACATTCCGACAGCTTTTTATGATGTATTTACTGAAGTTGATGCGGCTAAAGCCTATGTTGAACAACACGGTGCGCCAATCGTAATTAAAGCAGATGGTCTAGCTGCAGGTAAAGGCGTGATCGTGGCAATGACCAACGAAGAAGCCTTTGCTGCGATTGACGATATGCTTGCAGGCAATAAATTTGGCGATGCAGGTTCGCGTGTTGTAATCGAACAATTCCTTGCAGGTGAAGAAGCAAGCTTTATCTGTATGATTGATGGTAATAACATCTTACCAATGGCAACTTCACAAGATCACAAGCGTATCTTTGAAGGTGATCAAGGTCCAAATACAGGTGGTATGGGCGCTTACTCTCCTGCCCCAGTCGTAACTGCCGAAGTATTTGAACGTGTCATGAATGAAGTGATGCGCCCGACTGTTGATGGTATGGCAGCAGATGGTCATGTTTATACTGGCTTCTTATACGCTGGTTTGATGATTGATGAGCAAGGTCAACCGCGTGTGATCGAGTTCAACTGTCGTTTTGGTGACCCTGAAACCCAACCGATTATGATGCGTTTAAAATCATCTTTGGTCGAGTTAGTTGAAGCAGGTATCGCAGGTAATTTACCAAGCGAAGCAGAATGGGATGAACGTAAATCGATTGGTATCGTGCTGGCCGCTGGCGGTTATCCTGAAACGGTTCGCAAAGGCGATGTGATTTCAGGTCTTGGTCAATCTCCAGAAGACACCAAGATTTTCCATGCAGGTACGGCAATGAGCGCAGATGGTCATGTCATTACTGCTGGTGGTCGCGTACTTTGTGTGACTGCACTGGGTGATACTGTGCTTGAAGCGCAAATCAATGCCTTAGAAGTTTGTGGTCAAGTCACATTTACGGGGATGCAATACCGTAGTGACATCGGTTACCGTGCCATTGCTCGAGAAAAAGCTGAATAA